A single Pseudoxanthomonas sp. DNA region contains:
- a CDS encoding DUF4189 domain-containing protein produces the protein MKSKEVLLFLLLGGASAANAQTACPQGVAPGSPACGPSGGGWVAPPPSAPTQRWKLTWGAFASDPAHSVIGTSTGQFSRRAASKAAMAKCASLGGRNCKVTLTYENQCAVVAEPVEDLQPMASIQGSGPSVEEASMPVLEACARGNNGHQCKIVYSNCTGPVLEYR, from the coding sequence ATGAAATCAAAAGAAGTACTGTTGTTTCTTCTACTCGGCGGGGCATCCGCAGCCAATGCGCAAACAGCCTGCCCCCAGGGTGTGGCGCCAGGCAGCCCTGCTTGCGGTCCAAGTGGTGGAGGGTGGGTCGCACCTCCACCGTCGGCGCCGACACAGCGCTGGAAGCTGACATGGGGTGCGTTTGCGTCAGATCCGGCGCATTCTGTGATTGGAACTTCAACAGGTCAGTTCAGTCGCCGAGCCGCCAGTAAGGCGGCGATGGCTAAGTGTGCCTCCTTGGGTGGGAGAAACTGCAAGGTCACGCTGACGTATGAGAATCAATGTGCCGTAGTTGCCGAGCCTGTCGAGGATCTACAGCCGATGGCGTCAATTCAAGGGAGTGGGCCCAGCGTAGAGGAGGCGAGTATGCCTGTGCTTGAAGCTTGCGCCCGTGGTAACAATGGGCACCAGTGCAAGATCGTCTACTCCAACTGTACAGGTCCCGTGTTGGAGTATCGATAA
- a CDS encoding type IV secretion system protein translates to MVFFHEINDFIDDELINEYLPNLGRRVMRVVGGIGTVLLTLWIMIQGYRIVTGQSRESMLALVVSSLRATFIVGIALGAAVSWGPIYESLTDGLTKTINETMTGEPDEGGAYGDIDRTLAIMQVALSAIDTVDSNHDMVTEKQKERALLFTGIGLGAPAIMAAVAMMLNKVAIGLVVAMGPIFILCLLFEQTKSLFQKWLMYGIGTLFSMALLTVMVTLALDMVIAVGTAFWVTSALGFGGENVTNMAMQQGGLGLILTALIVSAPPMAAMLFQGTLGQFTPYSAFNQQTQPGAPGQPGYSAYAPAPAANSSVQQTPKTVHSHRSSID, encoded by the coding sequence ATGGTCTTCTTCCATGAGATCAACGATTTCATCGATGACGAGCTCATCAACGAATACCTGCCAAATCTTGGTCGAAGAGTCATGCGGGTGGTGGGTGGAATCGGGACGGTACTCCTCACGCTGTGGATCATGATCCAGGGATATCGAATCGTTACCGGGCAGTCCCGGGAATCCATGCTGGCCCTGGTAGTCAGCTCGCTTCGGGCAACCTTCATCGTGGGCATCGCACTGGGTGCCGCCGTTTCCTGGGGTCCGATCTATGAGTCGCTGACGGACGGGCTGACGAAGACCATCAATGAAACGATGACGGGCGAACCGGATGAGGGTGGTGCCTATGGCGACATCGACCGGACGCTGGCCATCATGCAGGTTGCGCTGTCCGCCATTGACACGGTCGACAGCAATCACGACATGGTGACCGAAAAGCAGAAAGAAAGGGCGCTGCTTTTCACGGGCATAGGATTGGGAGCGCCTGCCATCATGGCGGCAGTGGCCATGATGCTGAACAAAGTCGCGATCGGCCTGGTTGTCGCCATGGGACCTATCTTCATTCTCTGTCTTCTGTTCGAGCAAACCAAGTCACTCTTCCAGAAGTGGCTCATGTACGGGATAGGGACGTTGTTCTCGATGGCATTGCTGACCGTGATGGTCACGCTTGCCTTGGACATGGTCATTGCGGTTGGAACCGCATTCTGGGTTACCAGTGCGTTGGGCTTTGGCGGAGAGAACGTTACCAACATGGCCATGCAGCAAGGTGGGCTCGGTTTGATCTTGACCGCGCTCATCGTAAGCGCCCCGCCGATGGCGGCGATGCTATTCCAAGGCACGTTGGGGCAGTTCACTCCGTACAGTGCATTCAATCAACAAACTCAGCCTGGTGCACCAGGCCAGCCTGGGTATTCAGCATACGCGCCGGCGCCGGCAGCGAATAGCTCTGTCCAGCAGACTCCAAAGACCGTTCATAGCCATAGAAGTTCTATCGACTAG